The DNA window TTTTTTTGTCACTTAACAACAGTCTTTCCGACCAACGAACCGCTCACTCCACCGTCACGCTCTTCGCCAAGTTGCGCGGTTTGTCGACGTCGCAGCCGCGGTGCAAGGCGGCATAGTAGGCGATCAGCTGCAACGGCACGACGGAGACAAGCGGCGTAAGATCCGGATGGACGGATGGGATGATAAAGCGGTCGCCGTCGCCTTCCAGGCCGCGCATCGAGATGACGCACGGGTTCGCGCCGCGGGCAACGACTTCTTTTACATTGCCGCGAATGCTTAAATTGACGTGCTCTTGGGTAGCGAGGGCGATGACCGGCGTGCCATCTTCGATAAGGGCGATCGTGCCGTGTTTCAACTCGCCGCCCGCGAACCCTTCCGCTTGGATATAGGAGATTTCTTTCAGCTTGAGCGCACCTTCCAAGCAGACGTAGTAGTCCACCGCACGGCCGATAAAGAAGCAGTTGCGCGTCAGCGTCAAGTAGTCGCTCGCGATGTTCTCCATTTCTTCTTTCGCATCACACAGCATTTCCATCACATTGGCGACGATGGCAAGCTCTTTCATCAGGTCAAAATTCAATTCGAGGCCTTTCGCTTTCGCCGCAGTCGCCGCTAAAATCGCCAACACCGCGATTTGCGCCGTGTAGGCTTTCGTCGAGGCGACGGCGATTTCCGGGCCGGCGTGCAACAAGAGCGTATAATCCGCTTCCCGCGACAGCGTCGAGCCTGGGACGTTGGTGATCGTAATGGCTTTATGGCCGAGTTTGTTCGTTTGCACGAGCACAGCGCGGCTGTCGGCCGTTTCCCCGCTTTGCGAAATAAAGAGGAAGAGCGGCTTTTCCGACAGAAGCGGCATATTGTACGAAAATTCGCTGGCAATGTGCACTTCGACCGGAATTTTCGCCCACGACTCGATCAATTGCTTGCCGACAAGACCAGCGTGGTAGCTCGTTCCGCAAGCGACAATGTATAAGCGGTCCGCCTTCAACACCTCATTGACGATCGCTTGGTCAATGGCTAATTTGCCGTTTTCGTCTTGGTATTTTTGAATGATGCGGCGGATGACAAACGGCTGCTCGTCAATTTCTTTCAACATGTAATGCGGGTACGTTCCTTTTTCAATATCACTCGCATCGAGCTCTGCCGTATATGGCTTCCGTTCGACTGTTTTACCGGTTAGCGTTTGAATCGTAACGTTCTCGCTGGTGACGATCACCATTTCGCCGTCCATCAGTTCGACAAACTGGTTTGTCACTTGAAGCATCGCCATCGCATCGCTGGCCACGACGTTAAACCCATCACCCAATCCGACGAGAAGCGGGCTCTTGTTTTTGGCCGCATAGATGGTGTTTTCGTCTTGTGCGTCGATCATGGCGATGGCGTACGATCCTTTTAACAGCGAGAGCGTTTTTCGAAACGCTTCTTCGGTTGTCAGCCCGTCACGGACGAATTTTTCCACGAGCTGGACGATCACTTCCGTATCCGTATCGCTTTGGAACGCAACATCGGCCAAATAATCGCGCTTCACCATTTCATAGTTCTCGATAACGCCGTTATGCACGAGCGTAAAGCGGCCTGAGGCGCTTTGATGCGGATGGGCGTTCACCCGGCTTGGCACGCCGTGCGTCGCCCAACGTGTATGGCCGATGCCGACCGTCGCTTTGACGTCCGAGTCGACGATGCGGCGCAAATCGGCGATCCGTCCTTTTTCTTTAAACACATGAACGCCGTTCTCATTTAATACGGCAATCCCCGCCGAATCGTAGCCGCGGTACTCGAGTTTTTCCAATCCGCGCAACAAAATCTCTTTCACATCTTGGTAACCGATATACCCCACAATGCCGCACATGGCAATATTTCCTCCTTTAACATCGGAGGCTGCCGCCAACGAGATCCTTCCATGTTCAGTTGTCAAAGAACAACGGGGCCTCGCCGTCAATGCGGCAGACTCCCCTTTAGTTTTGCGCGATGACATCCTCCCCTTTGTGCAAAGGGTCACCCCTTTGTTTTAAGAGAGGACTTGCGGCTGTCATCGCTTCAGCCGGGAGGCATCCGCCGAAAACCTCGATAAACCTCCTCCTCGTCAACTAAGCGCGCTTCCGTTCCCGCGCTTAGTCCAGGCGCTTTTTTGTCGTCAAAACCAGTGCAACCATTCCACTTTGTCGAGCATGCCAGCGGTTGCGGCACGCCATTCGTTTACCCATTTCCGCTCTTTGCCCCGCCATCGCCTCCTTTCAAGTAAAAGGCAACAACGTTAATATTACAGCACATTCCCAGCGGCGTCAACTATCATCTACACATCCGTTTATATAAAATAACCTATGCATAAACGGAAGCGAACGTTCCGTTTATGCATAGGGTGGTTGTCCCATCCAAATGATTATTCCACACCCATCTCACGGCGAATGACATTAGCAATCCGCTCGACATAGGCGCGGCAGGCTTCTTCAGTCGGGGCCTCGGCCATGACACGCACAAGCGGTTCGGTTCCCGATGGACGGACAAGGACGCGGCCGTTGCCGTTCATTTCTGCTTGCACTTCTGCGATAACCTTTTTGACCTGTTCGTTTTCCATCGCTTTTTCTTTATCCGCCACTCGGACGTTCACAAGCAGCTGCGGATACTTTTTCATTTCCCCCGCCAGCTCGGAGAGCGGCTTGCCTTTTATTTTCATAATGTTCACGAGCTGGAGCGCCGTCAGCATCCCGTCTCCTGTCGTGTTGTAGTCAAGGAAAATAATGTGTCCAGACTGCTCGCCGCCGAGATTGTAACCGTTCTTTTTCATTTCCTCGACGACGTAGCGGTCGCCGACCGCCGTTTGCACGCTTTTGATTCCTTGCGCCTCAAGCGCCTTGTAAAACCCAAGGTTGCTCATAACCGTCGAGACGACGGTTTGTTGCTTGAGGCGGCCTGTTTCTTTTAAATATTTGGCGCAAATGTACATGATTTGATCGCCGTCTACGATGTTGCCAAGCTCGTCGACGGCAATCAGACGGTCGCCGTCGCCGTCAAACGCGAGCCCGACATCGGCTCCTTTTTCTTTGACAAACGCCGCCAGCGCCTCCGGATGAGTGGAACCGACTCCTTCGTTAATGTTGAGGCCATTTGGCGAAGCGCCCATCGTGATGACATCGGCGTCCAAATCAGCAAACAAGTAGGTGGCAAGCGATGAGGTCGCCCCGTGCGCGCAGTCGAGGGCAATTTTCATCCCGGAAAAGTCCTCATCAATCGTCTGTTTTAAATATTGCAAGTACTTCTGTCCACCTTCAAAGTAATCGTTGACTTGGCCGAGCGACGAGCCAATCGGCCGCGGCAGCATATCCTCTGGGCTGTCGATCAGCGCTTCAATTTCTTCCTCCTGCTCGTCCGACAGTTTAAACCCATCCGGCCCGAAAAATTTAATGCCGTTATCTTGCACAGGATTGTGGGAAGCAGAAATCATGATGCCGGCTTGCGCCCCGAGCGCTTTCGTCAAATAGGCGACGCCCGGCGTAGAGATGACGCCAAGGCGCATCACTTCCGCCCCGATCGAGAGCAGCCCGGCGACAAGGGCGCCTTCCAACATATGCCCGGAAATGCGCGTGTCGCGTCCGATCAACACTTTCGGACGCTCCGCACTTTTCGTCAGCACGTATCCGCCGCAGCGGCCGATTTGAAACGCCAATTCCGGCGTCAGCTCACGATTCGCTACCCCACGTACACCGTCAGTGCCAAAATATTTACCCATTCGGTCAATCTCTCCTTACTGTACAATTTATTGTGCAGCTGCTTTTTCACTAATATTGACCATCGCCGTTTCCGCCGATGGCTCCCATCGGACTTGTTCTGGTTTGTCCCACTGGATGGGGACTTGGTGTTCACCGGCATCGAGCCCGCTGACATCGACATAGAGACGGACATCGTCTTTCGTCAAACCGCGGACGATATCAGGCGGACCGATGAGACGAACGTTAATTTTTCCACCTAGCGGTTTCAAAAAATCAGCCTCGTACGAATCCGGCAAACCGACAACAGCAATCGGCACATCTTCCCATGTGCGTGCCTCGTCCTTTTCCACATCGACGTGCACCTTGATTTTGGCTGGGTCGACGCTTTTCACCCCGTCGGGGAGCGGAACATCAAGCTCTACTGTCGTATCGTCCGCAATATCATCCAGGTCGACCTTTAGCCCGTCGAGTTGTTGAATCTGGTCCAATACGCCTTTTGACCCGTAAATCGTCACCCGATCCGGTTCCGGATCCACGCTGACAAGATGAATCCCGTCCGGCAGCTCCCCGGTTGTTTGCACTTGAAGTGGTACAGTCTTGCTTGGGCTTTTTACCGGCACGGTCACTTCCACAACGGATGGCTGTGGCTGAACATCTATTTCATTGCCGCGGCGGCTGTACACCCGAACGCGCACTTCCTTCGTCAGCGTTTCCGTCGCTCCTTCTAAATCGACGATCGCTTTCACAAACGAAATGTCATCAATGAGTTCTGTCGATCCGGTAATCGTCACGGTGCCCGGTTCAACGGTCGGTTCCCCGACAGAGTAGCCATCAGGCATTTTGTTTCGGTTAAAAAACTCGACGCCAACCGGAAAGCGTTTCGATACTTTTTCGCGGATCGTCACTTTCACCGAAGCGGGTTCAATGTTCACTTTCAGTTTCTCAGAGATGTCCTTGTATTTGATCGGCACCGTGTATGTCCCTAACGGCAATTCCGTTAAATCAACATACACCTCGAAATTTCGTTGCAGCGCCGTCGGTTTGACAATGCTTGCCGGCCCTTGGAGCGTGACGTTTACATATTTCGGCACGCCGGACACGATCAAGTTTTCCTCGTCGTAATAAGCGACAACCGGAATATCGATCAATGTTTCCGTATCTTCCTGGCCAAATGTATTGCGTGTCTGCTCGCCGGTTTTCGCCCCCACATTGGCCGACATATACAGCATAATCGCCAGCAATAAAGAGACGACGCGAATAAACCAAGGATGGTCCATTAATTTATCCATGTTTCTTCCCCCTCCATTGCCAACGGGAAGAAGCGGCGGTCTTCGCAACCGGAGCCAGCTCGCCTGTCAACAGTTCCCGGAATTCATCAATCGTTAAATCGCGGTACAGCTCGCCGTTTTTCGTTACTGACACCGCCCCCGTTTCCTCGGACACAACGACGGTGATGCTGTCGGTTACTTCGCTAATGCCGAGCGCCGCCCGATGGCGCGTCCCGAGTTCCTTTGAAATGAACGGACTCTCCGATAGCGGCAAATAACAAGCGGCCGCAGCAATTTGATTTTTTTGAATAATTACCGCCCCGTCATGAAGCGGGGTGTTCGGAATGAAAATATTAATGAGCAGCTCCGGCGATACGTGTGCGTTTAGCGTAATCCCGGTTTCAACATAATCGCCCATCCCGGTCTCCCGCTCAATGGAAATGAGCGCCCCGATGCGCCGTTTCGCCATATACTCGGTCGCTTTCACGATCGCCTCGACCATTCGCAGCCGCTCTTCATCTTCATTGACAGTGCTGCGGGTAAAAAGGCGGCCACGGCCGAGCTGCTCGAGGGCGCGCCGCAGTTCCGGCTGAAAAATGATGATGATCGCGAGGAAGCCCCAAATGATCGCCTGATCCATCAGCCATTGCAGCGTGGTGAGCCCGAGATAATTGCTCACAAAACGGACTAAAATAATTAAAAAAATGCCTTTTAATAGCTGAATGGCCTTCGTCCCGCGAATCATCATAATCAATTTATAAATGACATACCAAACAACAAGGATGTCGACGACTTTCAATAAGTACGACACGATGGGGAGCTCTTCGAAGGACATCTTCACACTTCCTTTATCTCTAATTCCAACCTTCTGATGGTCATGGAAAAAGCCATCGGACGATGGCTGCCATCATTCAAGCGATTGGAGCGCACGGCTGGCCCTCTCTTTAATATTATACCAAATCCATTCGAACACTTGATTAATTTCTTTTACTTCCCCTGTCACCCGCCCGGCCGACGCCATGTATTTCTCCCCGTGGATCACCGTCACATCCCCATCTACCGTTCCTTCAATCCGAATCGATCCATTGCGAACGACAATATCCCCTTTGACCGTTTCACCTTTTGGCACGATAACTGTATGGTCGCGGATCATCACGTGTTCATCAGCCGAAACGGAAAACGCTCCTTTTTCCTCCCACGAAGAAGCCACGCTTCCCACCGTAAGAAGGAGGAACAACGAAGCAGCAGTCAGCAGCGGATGCCCGTGCAGCCAACGGCGCAGCCGCGCGGTCTTTCTCTCTTTCGGCATCGCCCCCATCACCGTTGCCATAAATGATGGCGGCGCGGTCACATGGGAGGCATATTGCAGAAAGGCAATCGTTTTTTTTAGCTCATGAAAATGGGCGGCACAAGCGGCGCACGAACGTAAATGCTCTTTTAACCGCAGCTCCTCCTCCGGCTGAAGATCGCCGTCAAGATAGCTATGCATGAGTGATACCATTTCTTTCGGACATTCCATAGTCTCCCACCCTCTTATAAATGGCCCAGTTGCCTGCGCAACGCTTCACGGCCGCGATGCAGCCTCGTTTTCACCGTACCAACCGGCAGCCCTAAAATTTCACTGATCTCCTGCAGCGACAAATCTTCCATATATTTTAGTACGATCACGCTTCGGTATTTCTCCGGCAACCGCTCAATCGCCCGCTGGACTGTCTCCTGGAGCTCAAAGCTTTCCACCGCCTCTTCAGGTGACACTTCGCGGGAAGGAAGCTGGGCCTGCATCGTCAATCCGTCCGTGCCGTTCAATTCCTCATCCAAATACACATCTGGTCTCCGCTTCCGCAATTTGTCGATCGTTAAGTTCGTGGCAATGCGGTATAGCCACGTCGAAAACTTCATATCGGGATTGTACGTGTCAATATGAACGTAGGCGCGGATGAACGCTTCCTGAGCCGCATCTTCCGCCTCGTGGCGATTTCCGAGCATTCGGTAACAAAGGCGATAGATCTTATCTTTATACAAATCAACAAGGTCTGCATATGCGTTTTGGTCGCCTTTTCGGATCGCCTTAATTCTTTTTTTAATAAATAGCTCCATAAAATACAATACCCCCGCCCTTACGGCTCATCTTATATTACGGCGCTTCATTGCGAAAAGTTTCATACAACACGTTTATTGTACCATAGAACTGAAAAAAGAGGGGAGGCCAAACGAATGGCAACCCCTCGTAGTCACAGCAAGGAAAAGTGAAGTTGAACGGCTCGCCAAGCAACCTGTCAAATGAGTTTCTCTCCAAACAATGACCCCATCAACGCTACGGCGACAGAGGCGGTTTTGTTCCGCTCATCTAAAATCGGATTGACCTCGACAAATTCAGCGGAGGTAACGATTTGTGCTTCCGCCAACATCTCCATGGCCAAATGACTCTCCCGGTACGTCAGCCCACCAATCACCGGCGTGCCAACCCCTGGCGCATCGCTCGGGTCAAGCCCATCCAAATCGAGCGACAGGTGGACGCCATCTGTCCGTTCTTTTAAATAAGCGATCGTTTCCTCCATCACTTTCGTCATCCCAAGCCGGTCGACCTCATGCATCGTATAAATTTTGATCCCTTTTTCACGAATAAACTTCTTCTCCCCGTCATCGAGTGAGCGAACCCCGATCAGCACGACATGTTCCGGTTTGACTTTCGGGCTGTATCCGCCGATCCGTGTCAGCGCTGGATGACCGAAACCAAGGCTTGCCGCCAGCGGCATGCCATGAATATTTCCAGATGGCGACGTCTCCTCGGTGTTGACATCGCCGTGCGCGTCATACCAAATGACGCCGAGCCGCTCATAATGTTTGGCTACCCCAGCGAGCGTACCGATCGCGATGCTATGGTCGCCGCCTAACACAAGCGGGAAGCGCCCCCGTTTGACCACCTCATCAACAGCCGCAGCGAGCTTTTCATTCGCCTCCGCAACCGCTTTCAAATTACGAAGCTGTGCATCGCCCTGTTCGTGCAATCGCTCCGCCTTTCCAATTGGAATATCTCCTAAATCTTCAATATCGTAATGCAGACGTTCCAGCCGTTCGATCACACCCGCATAGCGGATCGCACTCGGTCCCATATCGACGCCTCGGCGCGTCTGCCCTAAATCCATCGGTACACCGATAATAGAGATTGATCTCATGCTGTCTTCCTCTCCTTTCCCGTTTCCCCTTCTACCCTTATTTTAGGGGAAAGAGGGAGGATGACTCAACTCGACACTTTTTCGAATATTTATACCATTTAGATTCCCCCGGCCTACTTCCGATTCCGTTACGAAGTTGGAATATCCCGGACAAGATAGGAACAAAAAAAGCAGCCGACTTCATATTGTAAAGTCGACTGCTCTTGATGGAGCCTATCGGGATCGAACCGATGACCTCCTGCGTGCAAAGCAGGCGCTCTCCCAGCTGAGCTAAGGCCCCGTTCAAAGCGGAAGACGGGACTCGAACCCGCGACCCCCACCTTGGCAAGGTGGTGTTCTACCACTGAACTACTTCCGCATCATGATGAGCCATGGAGGACTCGAACCTCCGACCCTCTGATTAAAAGTCAGATGCTCTACCTACTGAGCTAATGGCTCATGGTGATCATTACACTCTAAGTGCTGACGAGCTCTACCTGCCTCTTCCTCTACCAGCTGCTTCAAGGAAGCTTGATGCGTCGAGGCAACTCGCAACGATTTCGAGGATGGAGCGCTCGTTGTCTCGTTTTATGTACAAAAAAATAATGGCTGGGCTAGCTGGATTCGAACCAGCGCATCACGGAGTCAAAGTCCGTTGCCTTACCGCTTGGCTATAGCCCAACGTCGTAAAACGGGTGCTGAACCTGATAATTATTATGCTCCTGTTGCACTCGATTATACATTTTTAAATCAACCGTCCTTAAAGGACGGTTGATTTAGAAAGGAGTGACCCGTACGGGATTCGAACCCGTGTTACCGCCGTGAAAGGGCGGTGTCTTAACCACTTGACCAACGGGCCAAAAATTGATGGAGCTTCCAACCGGGCTCGAACCGGTGACCTCTTCCTTACCATGGAAGTGCTCTACCTACTGAGCTATGGAAGCGTAAAAATGGCTCCGCAAGTAGGATTCGAACCTACGACCTACCGGTTAACAGCCGGTTGCTCTACCGCTGAGCTATTGCGGAATGATGAAGAAACTATATATCATCCAAGTCTCCCCAATGTGCTCGTTGCCTCTTCCTCTGCCAGTTAATCCAAGGAAGCTTGATGCGTCGAGGCAACTTGTAGTGGACTCGATGATGCTAATGCTCGTCGCTGAGCTATTGCGGAATGATATAACATTGCCTAGCGACGACCTACTCTTGCAGGGGCGCTGGCCCCAACTACCATCGGCGCTGGAGAGCTTAACTTCCGTGTTCGGGATGGGAACGGGTGTTTCCTCTCCGCTATCATCACTAGGCAATGATTTATTGGTTTAGACATTAATTATTATATTCATGTCGTTGTTTTTGTCAATAGGAAGTTCATTCCTTCAAAACTAGATAACCGTGTTGGGGAAGAAGCCTCCGCTTTCGTACTGTCTAGCTCCGGCTCGCCGCCGCTCGGGGTCAAATAACCTTCTCCCTCGGGGCGCAAGCGCCCCTGCGGGTGAAGAACATTTGGCTTCGAGAGCTAAACGCGGCGCTTCCACTTTTCTAGGTTAAGCCCTCGATCGATTAGTATCCGTCAGCTCCACGTGTCGCCACGCTTCCACCTCGGACCTATCGACCTCGTCATCTTCGAGGGATCTTACTCGCTTTTGGCGATGGGAAATCTCATCTTGAGGGGGGCTTCACGCTTAGATGCTTTCAGCGCTTATCCCGTCCGCACATAGCTACCCAGCGGTGCCCCTGGCGGGACAACTGGTACACCAGCGGTGCGTCCATCCCGGTCCTCTCGTACTAAGGACAGCTCCTCTCAAATTTCCTGCGCCCGCGACGGATAGGGACCGAACTGTCTCACGACGTTCTGAACCCAGCTCGCGTACCGCTTTAATGGGCGAACAGCCCAACCCTTGGGACCGACTACAGCCCCAGGATGCGATGAGCCGACATCGAGGTGCCAAACCTCCCCGTCGATGTGGACTCTTGGGGGAGATCAGCCTGTTATCCCCGGGGTAGCTTTTATCCGTTGAGCGATGGCCCTTCCATGCGGAACCACCGGATCACTAAGCCCGACTTTCGTCCCTGCTCGACCTGTCCGTCTCGCAGTCAAGCTCCCTTGTGCCTTTGCACTCTCCGAATGATTTCCAACCATTCTGAGGGAACCTTTGGGCGCCTCCGTTACCTTTTGGGAGGCGACCGCCCCAGTCAAACTGCCCACCTGACACTGTCTCCCACCCCGCTTAAGGGGTGCGGGTTAGAATTTCAATACCGCCAGGGTGGTATCCCACCGCCGCCTCCACCGAAGCTGGCGCTCCGGCTTCTCAGGCTCCCACCTATCCTGTACAAGCGATACCAAAATTCCATATCAGGCTGCAGTAAAGCTCCACGGGGTCTTTCCGTCCTGTCGCGGGTAACCTGCATCTTCACAGGTAGTATAATTTCACCGGGTCTCTCGTTGAGACAGTGCCCAAGTCGTTACACCTTTCGTGCGGGTCGGAACTTACCCGACAAGGAATTTCGCTACCTTAGGACCGTTATAGTTACGGCCGCCGTTTACTGGGGCTTCGGTTCGCACCTTCGCTTGCGCTAAGCGCTCCCCTTAACCTTCCAGCACCGGGCAGGTGTCAGCCCCTATACTTCGCCTTTCGGCTTCGCAGAGACCTGTGTTTTTGATAAACAGTCGCTTGGGCCTTTTCACTGCGGCTCTTCCAGGCTCATCACCCGAAAGAGCACCCCTTCTCCCGAAGTTACGGGGTCATTTTGCCGAGTTCCTTAACGAGAGTTCTCCCGCGCGCCTTAGGATTCTCTCCTCGCCTACCTGTGTCGGTTTGCGGTACGGGCACCTCTTCC is part of the Geobacillus sp. 46C-IIa genome and encodes:
- the glmM gene encoding phosphoglucosamine mutase — encoded protein: MGKYFGTDGVRGVANRELTPELAFQIGRCGGYVLTKSAERPKVLIGRDTRISGHMLEGALVAGLLSIGAEVMRLGVISTPGVAYLTKALGAQAGIMISASHNPVQDNGIKFFGPDGFKLSDEQEEEIEALIDSPEDMLPRPIGSSLGQVNDYFEGGQKYLQYLKQTIDEDFSGMKIALDCAHGATSSLATYLFADLDADVITMGASPNGLNINEGVGSTHPEALAAFVKEKGADVGLAFDGDGDRLIAVDELGNIVDGDQIMYICAKYLKETGRLKQQTVVSTVMSNLGFYKALEAQGIKSVQTAVGDRYVVEEMKKNGYNLGGEQSGHIIFLDYNTTGDGMLTALQLVNIMKIKGKPLSELAGEMKKYPQLLVNVRVADKEKAMENEQVKKVIAEVQAEMNGNGRVLVRPSGTEPLVRVMAEAPTEEACRAYVERIANVIRREMGVE
- the rsiW gene encoding anti-sigma-W factor RsiW, whose product is MECPKEMVSLMHSYLDGDLQPEEELRLKEHLRSCAACAAHFHELKKTIAFLQYASHVTAPPSFMATVMGAMPKERKTARLRRWLHGHPLLTAASLFLLLTVGSVASSWEEKGAFSVSADEHVMIRDHTVIVPKGETVKGDIVVRNGSIRIEGTVDGDVTVIHGEKYMASAGRVTGEVKEINQVFEWIWYNIKERASRALQSLE
- the rocF gene encoding arginase; this translates as MRSISIIGVPMDLGQTRRGVDMGPSAIRYAGVIERLERLHYDIEDLGDIPIGKAERLHEQGDAQLRNLKAVAEANEKLAAAVDEVVKRGRFPLVLGGDHSIAIGTLAGVAKHYERLGVIWYDAHGDVNTEETSPSGNIHGMPLAASLGFGHPALTRIGGYSPKVKPEHVVLIGVRSLDDGEKKFIREKGIKIYTMHEVDRLGMTKVMEETIAYLKERTDGVHLSLDLDGLDPSDAPGVGTPVIGGLTYRESHLAMEMLAEAQIVTSAEFVEVNPILDERNKTASVAVALMGSLFGEKLI
- the glmS gene encoding glutamine--fructose-6-phosphate transaminase (isomerizing), whose protein sequence is MCGIVGYIGYQDVKEILLRGLEKLEYRGYDSAGIAVLNENGVHVFKEKGRIADLRRIVDSDVKATVGIGHTRWATHGVPSRVNAHPHQSASGRFTLVHNGVIENYEMVKRDYLADVAFQSDTDTEVIVQLVEKFVRDGLTTEEAFRKTLSLLKGSYAIAMIDAQDENTIYAAKNKSPLLVGLGDGFNVVASDAMAMLQVTNQFVELMDGEMVIVTSENVTIQTLTGKTVERKPYTAELDASDIEKGTYPHYMLKEIDEQPFVIRRIIQKYQDENGKLAIDQAIVNEVLKADRLYIVACGTSYHAGLVGKQLIESWAKIPVEVHIASEFSYNMPLLSEKPLFLFISQSGETADSRAVLVQTNKLGHKAITITNVPGSTLSREADYTLLLHAGPEIAVASTKAYTAQIAVLAILAATAAKAKGLELNFDLMKELAIVANVMEMLCDAKEEMENIASDYLTLTRNCFFIGRAVDYYVCLEGALKLKEISYIQAEGFAGGELKHGTIALIEDGTPVIALATQEHVNLSIRGNVKEVVARGANPCVISMRGLEGDGDRFIIPSVHPDLTPLVSVVPLQLIAYYAALHRGCDVDKPRNLAKSVTVE
- the sigW gene encoding RNA polymerase sigma factor SigW, whose amino-acid sequence is MELFIKKRIKAIRKGDQNAYADLVDLYKDKIYRLCYRMLGNRHEAEDAAQEAFIRAYVHIDTYNPDMKFSTWLYRIATNLTIDKLRKRRPDVYLDEELNGTDGLTMQAQLPSREVSPEEAVESFELQETVQRAIERLPEKYRSVIVLKYMEDLSLQEISEILGLPVGTVKTRLHRGREALRRQLGHL
- the cdaA gene encoding diadenylate cyclase CdaA, which gives rise to MSFEELPIVSYLLKVVDILVVWYVIYKLIMMIRGTKAIQLLKGIFLIILVRFVSNYLGLTTLQWLMDQAIIWGFLAIIIIFQPELRRALEQLGRGRLFTRSTVNEDEERLRMVEAIVKATEYMAKRRIGALISIERETGMGDYVETGITLNAHVSPELLINIFIPNTPLHDGAVIIQKNQIAAAACYLPLSESPFISKELGTRHRAALGISEVTDSITVVVSEETGAVSVTKNGELYRDLTIDEFRELLTGELAPVAKTAASSRWQWRGKKHG
- a CDS encoding YbbR-like domain-containing protein — translated: MDKLMDHPWFIRVVSLLLAIMLYMSANVGAKTGEQTRNTFGQEDTETLIDIPVVAYYDEENLIVSGVPKYVNVTLQGPASIVKPTALQRNFEVYVDLTELPLGTYTVPIKYKDISEKLKVNIEPASVKVTIREKVSKRFPVGVEFFNRNKMPDGYSVGEPTVEPGTVTITGSTELIDDISFVKAIVDLEGATETLTKEVRVRVYSRRGNEIDVQPQPSVVEVTVPVKSPSKTVPLQVQTTGELPDGIHLVSVDPEPDRVTIYGSKGVLDQIQQLDGLKVDLDDIADDTTVELDVPLPDGVKSVDPAKIKVHVDVEKDEARTWEDVPIAVVGLPDSYEADFLKPLGGKINVRLIGPPDIVRGLTKDDVRLYVDVSGLDAGEHQVPIQWDKPEQVRWEPSAETAMVNISEKAAAQ